The nucleotide window CACCTGAAAAGAGTATGGCGTTGAGTTTTCGTGAGACACGATCAGGAGGAAGGCACATGGAAAGCGTATCGTTCTCGAAAGGACTGGAAGGGGTCATTGCCGCGGCGAGCGACATCTGCCGGATAGACGGCAACGAGGGCAGGCTGTACTATCGCGGGTACTCGATCGAGGACCTGGCCGCCCATTCCTCGTTCGAAGAGGTGACCTATCTCCTCCTGAACGAGCACCTGCCTGATAAACAGGAGCTCGAGAATTTCTCGGCGCGGATGCGCAGGAGCCGCGACCTGGACCCGCACATTCTTGACATGATACGGCACTTCCCGCCGGACGGCAAGCCCATGGAGCTTTTACAAGCGGTCGTATCCTACCTGAGCGGGTACGTGGAGCACAAGATCCAGCATTCGGCAACCTGCGATTGCAGAAATACCCTGCACCAGGTCGTGCAGATGGCGAGCGTGGTGGCCGCCTATTACCGGTTCAGGGAGGGCAAGGAGTATATAAAGCCCGACATGGGGCTCTCGCACGGGGGGAACTTCCTGTACATGATGCGCGGAACGAGGCCCGAACCGTGGGAGGACGCGATCATGGACACGAGCCTGGTGCTTCATGCCGAGCACGGCTTCAACGCGTCGACCTTCACCGCGCGCGTGGTCGCGTCGACGCTGTCGACCTGCTACTCGAGCATCTCCGCGGCGGTTGGCGCGCTGTACGGGTCGCTGCACGGGGGCGCGAACGAGGCGGTCCTCAGGATGCTCCAGGAGATCGGCACGATCGACAACCTTGAAGCGTGGTTCAGGAAAACTATGGAGAAAAAGCAGAAAGTCATGGGATACGGCCACCGGATATACAAAACCAAGGACCCGCGCGCCGTCATCATGGAAGGCTTCCTGAAAACGCTTTCCGAAAAACGGAACGATTTCACCGATTACAACATGCTGAAAAAGCTCGAGGAGATCGCGGCGCATGTCCTGGGCAGCAGGGACGATCCCGTGTATCCCAACGTGGATTTTTTCTCGGGCTCGGTGTTCAAGCTGCTGGGCATCCCGTCGTACCTGTTCACCCCGATTTTCGCGGTGGGCAGGGTGTCCGGATGGCTCGCCCATATCCTGGAACAGAGGAAGGACAACCGGCTGTATCGGCCCATGAGCCTTTACAACGGCCCCGACCCCAGGCCGTACCTGTATATCGGAGAACGCTAAGGAATCGGCCCGCAAGGGGTAACCGCTAATGAACGCCAATGAACGCAAAGTTAAAAACCAGGATATTCGCGTTTATTCGCGTGCATTCGCGGCTATTTATGCGTCATCGAAGTGTGAAGAAATATGAATAGGGGAACCGCCAATGATCGCAAAGTTTATGAGGCGACGGACCTAAGATGGAGTGATCGAAAGCAGGTCCCTGGATGGCGTGCGCAATGACCGGCGAGAAAATACAATTCGACAGGGACGTCGTTAATGTCCCTGACAGACCGGTGATTCTTTTTATCGGGGGGGACGGGATAGGTCCCGAGATATGGGACGCCGCGCGGCGCGTGCTGGACGCGGCGGTGGAATGCGCGTACGCGGGCGCGCGGGGCATCGAGTGGCGGGAGGTGCTCGCCGGGGAAAAGGCGTTTACCGAGCGCGGATCGTGGCTCCCC belongs to Spirochaetota bacterium and includes:
- a CDS encoding citrate/2-methylcitrate synthase → MALSFRETRSGGRHMESVSFSKGLEGVIAAASDICRIDGNEGRLYYRGYSIEDLAAHSSFEEVTYLLLNEHLPDKQELENFSARMRRSRDLDPHILDMIRHFPPDGKPMELLQAVVSYLSGYVEHKIQHSATCDCRNTLHQVVQMASVVAAYYRFREGKEYIKPDMGLSHGGNFLYMMRGTRPEPWEDAIMDTSLVLHAEHGFNASTFTARVVASTLSTCYSSISAAVGALYGSLHGGANEAVLRMLQEIGTIDNLEAWFRKTMEKKQKVMGYGHRIYKTKDPRAVIMEGFLKTLSEKRNDFTDYNMLKKLEEIAAHVLGSRDDPVYPNVDFFSGSVFKLLGIPSYLFTPIFAVGRVSGWLAHILEQRKDNRLYRPMSLYNGPDPRPYLYIGER
- a CDS encoding NADP-dependent isocitrate dehydrogenase (Converts isocitrate to alpha ketoglutarate); translated protein: MTGEKIQFDRDVVNVPDRPVILFIGGDGIGPEIWDAARRVLDAAVECAYAGARGIEWREVLAGEKAFTERGSWLP